Below is a window of Streptomyces qaidamensis DNA.
GTGCTGCTCATGGACGAGCCGTTCTCCGCGGTCGACCCGGTGGTGCGCAAGGGCCTCCAGGACGAACTGCTGCGCATCCAGGACGAGTTGGGGAAGACCATCGTCTTCGTCACCCACGACATCGACGAGGCGATCAAACTCGGCACGATGGTCGCCGTGATGCGCGAGGGCGGTCATCTCGCCCAGTACGCACCCCCGGCCGAGCTGCTGTCCGACCCGGCCGACGCCTTCGTCGAGGACTTCCTCGGGGCCGACCGCGGCATCCGGCGGCTGTCGTTCTTCCCCTCCGCCGAACTCCCGCTGTCCACCGGCCCGGTGATCCCGGTGGACGCCTCCGCCGAGCAGATCGCCGCCCCCGACGAGCCCTGGCTGCTGGTCACCGACGCTGACGGCAAACCCCTCGGCTGGGGTGAGCGGCGCGACCTGACAGCCGGTGACATCAGGACCGGCCGGCTCGTCGCGCACGGACGGCCCTTCGTCCCCGGCACCGACTCCCTGCGGGCCGCCCTCGACTGCGCGGTGCTCTCCCCGTCCGGCCACGCCGTCGCCGTCGACGGCACCGGCCGCGTGACCGGCGTGGTCTCGCAGGCGACCATCGGCGAGGCGATCCGCAGCGCCCACGCCGGCGGCCACGCGGACGAGGCCAAGGCCGCGTCGTGAACGGCTTCTTCGACATCCCGAGCGAC
It encodes the following:
- a CDS encoding ABC transporter ATP-binding protein — translated: MIRIDSVTKRYPDGTVAVDRLSLEIPDRSITVLVGPSGCGKTTTLRMINRMVEPSEGTILLDGEDIQRRPVTTLRRSMGYVIQNAGLFQHRTILDNIATVPRVLGWGKQKARARAAELMERVGLDAALAKRYPYQLSGGQQQRVGVARALAADPPVLLMDEPFSAVDPVVRKGLQDELLRIQDELGKTIVFVTHDIDEAIKLGTMVAVMREGGHLAQYAPPAELLSDPADAFVEDFLGADRGIRRLSFFPSAELPLSTGPVIPVDASAEQIAAPDEPWLLVTDADGKPLGWGERRDLTAGDIRTGRLVAHGRPFVPGTDSLRAALDCAVLSPSGHAVAVDGTGRVTGVVSQATIGEAIRSAHAGGHADEAKAAS